A window of Candidatus Acidiferrales bacterium genomic DNA:
CTTCTACTGGCTGGCCTCCGAACATCGTGGGCGAATAGCGCCACTGCTTCACGGCCTTCACGGCTGCTTCTGCCAGCCAGCAGTGGCCTTGCATCACGCGCAGGTTTCGAATCGTACCATGGCGGCCGATGATGGCGACCATCCGAACTGTGCCTCGGAGAGCAGCCATCTTCGCCCTTCGCGGATACTCTGGTGCGACTTGGTGAATCAGTCTGGCGGCTTGCACCTTGGCAGCCACATCGATCGGTTGAGGTCGATGAGTGTCGGTTGGACGCGTCTCGGCAGCGGCCCCGATCGTCGGCGCGGGAGACTCTGGGATACGGAGATTCCCGAGGTACCGAAATCTGCCGTCAATATAGGCGAAAAACCCTAGCGGACTACCGTATTGCTCGCGCATCAGGGAAGCTTCGTAGAAAGGTTGCTGCTTCTGTCGAGCGGCCAGGACAGGGTATTGGAACTCGTCCGCATTAGGGTCGCATGCCTCTTCCAAGCGTCGTACGACGATGTTGGTCATTTTCTCCTGTACCGCCGAGGCGAATTGCTGCTCCAGGTACGACGGAATTCCAGCCCGGCGGGCTGCGTAGGAGGCCGCGAGCTTTGCGCCGTCCTCCTCGCCAAAGACCGTGTCGAACCATGATTGGTGGTCGGGGATAAGCATTGAGTTCAGGTAGGCCCTAAGCGCCTCGGTTTGATTTGGCCTCGTCGCAGCAAGGATGTCTTTGATGAGCTTCTTGAGGCCGCGCGGGGAGTCCGGATAGGTTGGATTGTCGCGT
This region includes:
- a CDS encoding energy transducer TonB, which gives rise to MAPLQRDNPTYPDSPRGLKKLIKDILAATRPNQTEALRAYLNSMLIPDHQSWFDTVFGEEDGAKLAASYAARRAGIPSYLEQQFASAVQEKMTNIVVRRLEEACDPNADEFQYPVLAARQKQQPFYEASLMREQYGSPLGFFAYIDGRFRYLGNLRIPESPAPTIGAAAETRPTDTHRPQPIDVAAKVQAARLIHQVAPEYPRRAKMAALRGTVRMVAIIGRHGTIRNLRVMQGHCWLAEAAVKAVKQWRYSPTMFGGQPVEVITTIDVVFTLDIRP